GTGATCAATAGGCATGGGAAACATCTCCTTTTGGGATGATctgaacagctcctgcagcaacCCAGGCAACAGCTGCTACCTGGAAAACAGCATGAGGTTCAATTTCACCCTCCAAGAGCAGGCAGCTGATTTCTACGTTGTCCTGCCCGTGATCTACTCCATGATCTGTGCTGTGGGGCTCACAGGCAACACTGCTGTCATCTATGTGATCCTCAAGGCCCCCAAGATGAAGACTGTGACCAACATGTTCATCCTGAACCTCGCTATCGCTGATGACTTGTTCACCCTTGTCTTGCCCATCAATATTGCAGAGCACCTCCTCCGCTACTGGCCCTTTGGAGAAATCCTCTGCAAGGTCATCCTGTCCATAGACCACTACAATATCTTCTCCAGCATTTATTTCCTGACAGTGATGAGCATAGACAGGTACCTGGTGGTGCTGGCTACAGTCAGGTCCAAGCGGATGCCGCACCGCACGTACCGAGCAGCCAGGATTGTCAGCCTGTGCATCTGGATCCTGGTCACCATCATAGTCCTCCCCTTCATCATCTTTGCCAATGTCTACACCGACGACCTGGAGATCAAGAGTTGTGGTCTCAATTTCCCCAAGCCTGAGAGGTTTTGGTTCAAAGCCAGCAGGATCTACACCCTCATCCTTGGCTTTGCCATTCCGGTATCCACCATCTGCATCCTCTACACCATGATGCTCTACAAGCTGAGGAACATGCACTTGAACTCCAATGCCAGAGCCCTGGACAAAGCCAAGAAGAAAGTCACCATTATGGTCTTCATAGTCCTGGCTGTGTTCCTCTTCTGTTGGACCCCCTTCCACTTGGCCACCATCGTGGCTTTGACCACTGACTTACCCCAGACTTCCATGGTCATTGGGATTTCCTACTTCATCACCAGCCTAAGCTATGCCAATTCCTGCTTGAATCCTTTCTTGTACGCTTTCCTGGATGACAGTTTCCGGAAAAGTTTCCGGAAGTTGCTGGAATGCAGAACTTCTTGAACGGGGGGTTGGGGCTGGCAGGTCCTGCCCTCCTGGGGCTTTTCAGGGGCAACTTTGCAGACTGAAGGGGCAGAAAATGAATGCACATTGTCCTTTCCTTCATTTACATGTAATGTATGGTCTGTTTATAATCCTCATCAGCAACAGGGTTTGTCCTGCCCACTTGCAACTCTTGTATTTCCCCTCTTCGCTCCCACCAGCTTCTCAGAGTTGCATTTCTATACcctgatttttaatttcactcTCTGAATTACTAAGGACAGGACATTTCCTTTTCAGGGTGTACTTCTGTCACAGAGTGGTCCTTTATTGCCATCTGCTGTACAGCACAGACAGGCTGCAGATCAGTTTCCAGATGAGTGCAAAGCTCAGTTCTTTATCACTGTGTTACTAGAAGGGTTGTTTAATGGAGCAGAGCTAATGAGCACTTTCAATGAAACAGAGGATGGGTatttggaagagaaaagaaactaTTTTCATGTTCATGTATGTTCCTGTGCACAATGGCTCTCTTTTGATTTTGAAGAATTTCCATCTTCCACCCCACCACgaatttcctcttttctgacTTGTTCAATTTAGACCAAAAGGAATAGTTGAGTCTCAAAAATAGTGCTAAACAGCACACCATACAAATACTATGACAACTGTGAGAATTTGTGTTAGAAGCTATTTTGAACTAGTTGTTCCTGTTAAGTgtcaaatacatatttatttaagaGTGAGTAATGAAATAAACctcatgggggaaaaaagagactGGTTCTTCTTTCACAAGAGAAAATTTATGCTACTTGTCTTTGCTATATATATTGCATTTTGCctattataaaataaaacacatttgtaACAAAATTAAGGTGTTTTGTAAGCCATAAGAAAAACTCTAATGAGCACTGCAGATATAAAGTTCCTTCTTTCACATATAAATAGTCAAAATACTTGAACAGAACCAGGACTTGACTGGGAGATTCTGGAGATCAGAAACTCCATACTGAAAGCTTGGGAAGCTCATTCTCACACCCTTTAGCCCTGAGAAGTTTGTTTGTTACTGGTTTTAGGAAGGCTGTCTTAGCTAAAATACTCCTGTCAAGCTCTCCCCCAATCCCAGGTACCAAGCTCCACTGTTACCCATCCAGATTCCCCCAGGAAAGTGCAGGACAGGAAACACAAAAGAGGaaactgcagttctcatcttAAATGGGCTCTCAGAGCAATGGGTGAGTGTGGGTGGAGAccccaggtgagaccccaaCACCAAATCTGACAGCCCTCAATACCTCAGGCTGGCAATTTCATTTATAGAAAACTAAAAACAGGTGTGTGGATACAAGATCATCCTGTTGCCTTCTCCATATTAAAGGTGCTAAATTTGGGAGGACAATGAAGGAGAACTTAATGAAGGAGAAGTTTCTCCCGGAATTTTGCTTTAGCATGGTTGCCACCTGCTGGCAGTGGGCTTCCcaggtggaaaaaaatgagTGAGAAAATACCTCAAATTATGTCACTTCTCACACAATCTGCCCAATCAGCTGAAACATCGCTGTTCATTGCCTCTGGGGCtctaggaaaaacaaaatattttatcacaTAGAAaaactgctgtatttttttagGTGGAAAAGACCTTTTCAGTGTGGTTATCCACTTTCATACACGACAGTGATATTGCTGGAGCTTTTTCTGTTAAATCACAAGACATGACagtcacagagccacagcatgGCTCAAGTGGGGTCAAATTTCCCAGCACTTGGCTTTGAAGGTCTCCAAGGATGGAaaaggcacagctgctgtggacatcctgctcctgtgcttcCCCACTCTAACAGTGAATTTCTTTCCTATGTTTTAATGGAATTTTCcatatttcagtttgtgcctCCTGTCCTGTCGCTGTGCATCACTGAGGAGAGTCTGGTTCCCTATCTTCTGAACCCACCAGCACTTACAGACATTTCTTGCACCGCCTGGGCTTTACCTTTCTGAGCACGAGCAGCCCCATCTCAGCATCTCCCTGCGGCATCATCCTGCTGCATCCACGCTTTTCCCCACCCGTAACACGAGTGCTGGTCCCTCCTGCGGGTGCCAGGCTCCGAGGGGAGAAGGATTTGGGCTGGCTGGGGTCCCGTCCCGTGCTCAGGAGGGGCTGCACGCCCGGGGCGGGTCCGTGCGGGTCGGGTGGGTGCGGTTCGGCTCGGGGCAGGTCCGTGCGGGTCAGTGCGGTTCGGTCCGGGTCGGGTCAGTGCGGTTCAGCCCGGGGCGGGTCCATGCGGGTCGGGTCGGTGCGGTCCAGCCCGGAGCGGGTCCGTGCGGTTCGGTGCGGTTCAGCCCGAAGCGGGTCGGTGCGGTCCAGCCCGGGGCGGGTCCGTCCGGGTCGGTGCGGTTCGGCCCGGGGCGGGTCCGTCCGGGTCGGTGCGGTCCAGCCCGGGTCGGGTCCGTCCGGGTCGGTGCGGTCCAGCCCGGGGCGGGTCCATGCGGGTCGGGTCGGTGCGGTCCAGCCCGGGGCGGGTCCGTCCGGGTCGGTGCGGTTCGGCCCGGGGCGGGTCCGTCCGGGTCGGTGCGGTTCGGCCCGGGTCGGGTCCGTCCGGGTCGGTGCGGTCCAGCCCGGGGCGGGTCCATGCGGGTCGGGTCGGTGCGGTCCAGCCCGGGGCGGGTCCGTCCGGGTCGGTGCGGTTCGGCCCGGGTCGGTCCGTCCGGGTCGGTGCGGTTCAGCCCCGCGGCACTAAGCGGCACTCTCCGCTTTCAGCTCAGCATcgctgctcctcacacagcctggctgctgctgcggggACACAGCCAGATCTGTCCTATTCTGTGGTATCACCTTCAAATCAAGGTCTCAGTTctcatttccaggaaaaaaaactatcTTATTCATTGACAGGGTGGATGTGCATTGGGGAAGTTGGTTTGCCCAAGAGGGTGTAAATGACTCCTctattttcatttgtatttacCATCCATTTTCTGGTTTCTGTTTTGGCATTTTTGGTGtctggagagcagggctctgctgtctCTGGGTGCTGTGTGTTGGGTGGGACTGGGGCTTGTTCCCAAGGCTGTTGCAGTTTTCCTGGTTGGGAAGTGCAGGCTGTGGTGGTGTTTGAGATGTAAATTATAACCAAAGACTGCTCCTTATACAAGCACAGACTGTCAAATTGATTATAAACTGATTTTCAATTGTTTTTCCCCCTGACTCACTTCACAAatctcttgaaaaaaattagtttggaAAACAT
Above is a genomic segment from Oenanthe melanoleuca isolate GR-GAL-2019-014 chromosome 20, OMel1.0, whole genome shotgun sequence containing:
- the NPBWR2 gene encoding neuropeptides B/W receptor type 2; amino-acid sequence: MGNISFWDDLNSSCSNPGNSCYLENSMRFNFTLQEQAADFYVVLPVIYSMICAVGLTGNTAVIYVILKAPKMKTVTNMFILNLAIADDLFTLVLPINIAEHLLRYWPFGEILCKVILSIDHYNIFSSIYFLTVMSIDRYLVVLATVRSKRMPHRTYRAARIVSLCIWILVTIIVLPFIIFANVYTDDLEIKSCGLNFPKPERFWFKASRIYTLILGFAIPVSTICILYTMMLYKLRNMHLNSNARALDKAKKKVTIMVFIVLAVFLFCWTPFHLATIVALTTDLPQTSMVIGISYFITSLSYANSCLNPFLYAFLDDSFRKSFRKLLECRTS